From Anopheles funestus chromosome 3RL, idAnoFuneDA-416_04, whole genome shotgun sequence, a single genomic window includes:
- the LOC125770464 gene encoding cytochrome b-c1 complex subunit 2, mitochondrial — protein sequence MASVTSKTPMLRAAAARGYAAHAQAAAASRGSAEVQTTTLPNKLVVSSAEPNAAVSRISIAFRAGSRNETADSLGAAHVLRAAGGLSTKTATAFGITRNIQQSGGTLTSLADREVVSYSVAVTKDQLEVGLKYLEATATGQVFKPWELAELVPVIRNELARLPSEVQAVELLHKAAFRDGLGNSVFCPDYLVGKHSSETMQHYFATNCTTNRAAVAGVGVDHQLLVGFAQSLALESGAGGENKSTFNTGEVRREGSGSRAAVAVGTQAVGWKSLKEAAAFWVLHFAAGVGPATKRGANNGALTKALGGVNSSALFNGYTDNGLFGFIVSGNAKDAGKAVEAGVKALKSLSVTDACVSRGKALAVMAVADITENQSSLQHQLGEESVLLGQVYKKSDLIAAVNAVTTGDVQAAASKVASSKLAIGAVGNLSHVPHLCELH from the exons ATGGCATCCGTAACATCGAAAACCCCGATGCTTCGTGCAGCAGCG gCCCGTGGCTATGCCGCACACGCTCAGGCTGCCGCTGCTAGCCGTGGTTCGGCCGAAGTGCAGACAACGACCCTGCCTAACAAGCTGGTTGTTTCATCGGCGGAACCGAATGCTGCTGTATCCCGGATCTCGATCGCTTTCCG TGCCGGATCGCGCAACGAAACTGCCGATAGTCTAGGTGCAGCACATGTGCTGCGTGCTGCAGGTGGTCTCTCAACCAAGACGGCCACCGCGTTTGGCATTACGCGCAACATTCAGCAGTCTGGCGGTACCCTGACGTCTTTGGCCGACCGTGAGGTGGTATCGTACAGTGTTGCCGTGACGAAAGATCAGCTGGAAGTGGGTTTGAAGTATCTGGAGGCAACTGCCACCGGTCAGGTGTTCAAGCCCTGGGAGTTGGCCGAATTGGTACCCGTTATCCGTAACGAGCTGGCCCGTTTGCCATCCGAGGTTCAAGCGGTCGAGTTGCTGCACAAGGCCGCCTTCCGTGACGGACTGGGCAATTCCGTCTTCTGCCCAGACTATCTGGTCGGCAAGCATTCGTCGGAAACGATGCAGCACTATTTTGCGACCAACTGTACCACGAACCGGGCGGCCGTCGCTGGAGTTGGTGTTGATCATCAGCTGCTGGTGGGCTTTGCCCAGAGCCTTGCCCTTGAGTCAGGAGCCGGCGGTGAGAATAAATCCACCTTCAACACCGGTGAAGTGCGTCGCGAAGGTTCCGGTTCGCGTGCCGCTGTTGCCGTTGGCACTCAAGCGGTTGGTTGGAAATCGTTGAAGGAAGCTGCAGCCTTCTGGGTGTTGCACTTTGCTGCGGGTGTTGGACCGGCAACCAAGCGTGGGGCCAACAATGGCGCACTCACGAAGGCTCTCGGAGGTGTTAATAGCAGTGCCCTGTTCAACGGATACACGGACAATGGACTGTTCGGATTCATCGTATCCGGCAATGCGAAGGATGCGGGTAAGGCGGTTGAGGCTGGTGTAAAGGCCCTTAAATCGCTCTCAGTAACTGATGCCTGTGTGTCCCGTGGTAAGGCATTGGCCGTTATGGCCGTGGCTGATATTACTGAGAACCAAAGCTCCCTGCAACATCAGTTGGGCGAAGAGTCGGTCCTCTTAGGACAGGTGTACAAGAAGAGTGACCTAATTGCTGCCGTAAATGCCGTCACCACTGGTGATGTTCAAGCT GCCGCCAGCAAAGTTGCTTCCAGCAAATTGGCAATCGGCGCCGTTGGCAATCTGTCCCATGTGCCGCATCTTTGTGAGTTGCACTAA
- the LOC125770497 gene encoding uncharacterized protein LOC125770497 translates to MADKRYEQTTGDNANKILALECAVRFLQKYPEFAQFVLNKSSYKFDIHALITEAKRLDLTAAVEDIRNEFDANGTSSELSDTDQCNLEHRQHVSPVLHNQLDAQTDDKETEVDSTDNESSDRKVFQDITNQLKQKYSVRKNKTKNNSQLEHCVFCLNNGADKEEYESHSCKDESGNVTCPVLQKFVCSRCHATGANAHTAKYCPLKPIITPEDCLVMEQKWLQKRRRRHAVAVKTNDMDEQRKLSGDTKSRTRLRF, encoded by the exons atggcaGATAAGCGATATGAGCAAACCACGGGAGACAATGCCAATAAGATATTGGCGCTTGAATGTGCGGTTAGGTTTCTACAAAAGTATCCGGAATTTGCTCAATTCGTTCTAAATAAGTCGAGCTATAAATTCGACATTCATGCACTCATCACAGAAGCAAAAAGATTGGACCTAACAGCAGCAGTTGAAGACATTCGGAACGAGTTTGACGCGAACGGTACTAGTTCCGAACTTTCCGATACTGACCAGTGCAATCTGGAGCACAGGCAGCATGTGAGTCCAGTTTTGCACAATCAATTGGATGCACAAACGGACGATAAAGAAACTGAAGTAGATAGCACGGATAACGAAAGCTCGGACCGCAAAGTTTTTCAGGACATTACAAAtcagttaaaacaaaaatacagtgtacgcaaaaacaaaactaaaaacaattcCCAGCTGGAG CACTGTGTCTTCTGCCTTAACAACGGTGCCGATAAGGAAGAATACGAGAGTCACAGTTGTAAAGATGAATCGGGCAACGTGACATGTCCCGTTTTGCAGAAATTCGTATGCTCACGTTGCCATGCTACTGGGGCTAATGCGCACACGGCCAAATATTGTCCGCTGAAACCGATCATCACACCGGAAGATTGCTTGGTAATGGAGCAAAAATGGTTGCAAAAACGTCGCCGTAGACATGCAGTTGCTGTAAAGACTAATGATATGGATGAACAGAGGAAACTCTCCGGTGATACCAAAAGTCGAACAAGACTACGTTTTTAG